A single genomic interval of Fusarium verticillioides 7600 chromosome 8, whole genome shotgun sequence harbors:
- a CDS encoding protein-L-isoaspartate O-methyltransferase, whose translation MAWTCSGDTNTALIENMWKNGLITDPRVKEAFLKVDRAHYAPAMPYEDSPQPIGYSATISAPHMHASAIEHVLSYLLPSSTSPAPRVLDIGSGSGYLTHVMAELVGDKGLVVGLEHIRELKELGETNMSKSVEGRRLLESGKVRFRFGDGRKGWVEEPREGEKDEGTGWDVIHVGASAVEIHPELLEQLKAPGCMFIPVDDDKMGYNQHVWRIEKDGNGEITKKRLFGVRYVPLTDAPKS comes from the exons ATGGCGTGGACATGCAGCGGAGACACTAACACAGCTCTTATTGAGAACATGTGGAAGAATGGCCTTATTACCGACCCTCGAGTGAAAGAGGCATTCCTCAAG GTTGACCGAGCTCACTACGCTCCAGCCATGCCGTATGAAGATTCACCACAGCCCATCGGCTACTCAGCAACTATATCTGCACCTCATATGCACGCCTCAGCCATCGAGCATGTTCTCAGCTATCTTCTCCCTTCATCGACATCGCCGGCCCCTCGGGTCCTCGATATCGGTTCTGGATCTGGGTATCTGACTCATGTTAtggctgagcttgttggtgataagGGTCTCGTAGTCGGCCTTGAGCATATTCGTGAGCTGAAAGAACTTGGTGAGACAAATATGTCGAAGAGTgtggagggaagaagatTGCTTGAGAGCGGAAAGGTGAGATTTAGGTTTGGTGATGGGAGAAAAGGATGGGTTGAGGAACCCAGAGAGGGGGAGAAAGACGAGGGGACGGGTTGGGATGTTATTCATGTCGGGGCTTCTGCGGTGGAGATTCATCCTGAGTTGTTGGAGCAGTTGAAGGCTCCTGGGTG TATGTTCATCcctgtcgatgatgacaagatgGGTTACAATCAGCACGTTTGGAGAATTGAGAaggatggaaatggagagatcaccaagaagaggtTGTTTGGAGTTCGCTACGTGCCGTTGACTGACGCGCCGAAGTCGTAG